The DNA sequence ATAGCGTACATTTGTCTAGCGCTGCGGGAGCGATCAGGTGTTGGTATCCGGGTACGGGATGGACTGGATGGAAACATCTGGCCACCGCCGAACCGCCTCAGAAGTACGATCTGCAATATGCCACCGGGTTTTCCGCTTACACGAAATCAGAGTACTGGAAAAACCAGTTTTCCGAATGCACAGTTATTGCACGGTGTCAATCAAGTGTAGATATTATATCGGGACATGTGATTGCGTTGTTGCCGGAAGGATATTGGCCCACAAGTATCGTATCTGTATTGTGCAGGGTCAAGTATCCCAGTGAAACAGTATTTGGATATGTGGATGTACTCCCAGATGGACAAATTAAAATATATCCCGATCACTTGGTTGCTGGTGCTGCGATAGACATTATTATTAATCCTATTCGGTTTTGACAATTTTCCAAGCGGCACAATAGAAGGCTATTGTGCTGCTGGAAAACAGCATTGCACACATAATTGATCTGTTGCACTCCCGCCTGTTTTTTGATATATGGTTATAGTGCCTGCTGTTGCGCTTATATTGCCACTACGAGAGTTTCCAAAATCATTATTAGATATATACGACATGATATATGCTTCGGATGGACGGTATCCTTCCGGTAGAGTTCCTATTGTTATCTGCTGTAGCGTATTTGCCACAATCATTCCTTGCAGATAGACTATTCCGTACACCTTACAATAGCGAGGCGACAATCCTCCGGCAACTGTTACGCCATTTTGCAAAGATAACGTAATCCATTCCACTGTATCCAAATTCACCTTATTTGCCAAAAGCGAATCAGTTTCCATTTTAGAATAGGTGGTCGCCTTTTCTGCCTTATTTGCCAAAGTCGTATCAATTCCGGCATAAGCCTCATTAAAATCCTGTCGGCTGGGCTTGTCCTCGGGCTTCCACTGGGGCAGGTTATAATGGGCAGTTTTTTCATTGTAAGACATATTCAAATTCCTCCTAAAGTCAAAACCTCCGGCTAAGCCGGAGGCTTGAATAAGCCCTAGAAGGGCACAATACAGACAGTACCCCTAAAGGGGTCCCGAAAGATCTGCCATCCGCATTGCTTTCTCGGGCAACCCCTAAAGGGGTACGTTTTTATGCCTTGGTGTTCTTGCTACCCGTAAACGGGTCAGTGTACTCCTTGAGACTCATCTGATCGGATAGCTCATCTTCCTCCAATTGCTTTTTGATATACTCCTGTATCTGCTTTTTATTCCGCCCTACTGTATCCACATAATACCCTCTTGCCCAGAAATGCCTATTTCCATATTTGTACTTCAAATTTGCATGACGGTCGAATATCATTAAGCTGCTCTTCCCTTTTAGATACCCCATTATCTGCGATACACTAAACTTTGGTGGTATACTGATTAGCATATGGATGTGATCTGGGCATGCGTTCGCTTCTATAATTTCTACCCCTTTTTGATCACACAATTTCCTTAGGATAAACCCTATGTCTGCTTTAATTTCCCGATATATTACTTGTCTCCTGTATTTTGGTGCAAATACTACGTGGTATTGACATCTCCACTTGGTATGTTCTAAACTGTTTATGTCTTTCATTTAAAGACCTCCTCGATTTTTTAGTTAGGTTGGCAGACCTTAACTTTTAATATATCGGGGAGCTTTTTTCTTGTCCATACCTATAAGGTCTTTCTCCACCGGCAAAGCCGGTGGTTCTTAAGCAGTGTAAACAGCGTGTAAATCCGAATGCGCCTTTCGGATTTACACGCTGTTTATGGTTTAAAACATATGTTTTTTATTTAATTATAGCATTGAATCTCCACTGTGGCAACCCTTAAACTAAAATGAATTTGAAACACAGTTGATAAGGTATTATTTTTAAAGTCAACGGCATTCCATTTAAGGCTCAACGCCTCAGATCGTCTGAAACCATTGCAGAGGCACACATACACCATAGGCTTCAATATTTCACTGCCAAATGCATGGATGGCCACACTTTTGTCATCCCATCTGCCCATTCCTTTTGCAGGCAGAAGCAATATATTATATGTCATCCCCATTGCCAAAAACTGCTTCTTTAACGGGCAGTTTTTTTCATCTTGTCATGGGTCTGGCGGTGCCCTCGAAAGAATATTGATCCTGAAAATTGTTCCGGTATTCTTTTGGCGTAATGCCTTCGTTCTTTTTAAATACATGGCTGAAGTAGTTCGGCTCATTGTATCCTATTTCCATTGCGATAGCCGCTAACTTCATGTCGGTTTGTGAAAGCAGTTCCTTTGCTCTCTTAATGCGCAGGGTGGTGAGGTGACTGATAAAAGTATTCCCAAATGTCTGAGAAAATATGGTACTGAAATGAGCGGAGCTCATACCCACATGACGTGCAACGCTGATCAGCGAGATATTGGGGTCGCAATACTGCTTTGAGATATACGCCGCAGCCTGGCTGATGACATGACTGTGTTTGACCAGCTTTCGATTCTCCTGCTTCATTCGAATCGCTTCCATAAGCAGCTCCTGTGCTTGCTTTTCGCAGAAATCCCGCCGGCTGGAGGCTGCAAAGATATCATAAGCACTGCTCAATTGTGCGGCAATATCTTTTTTATCCACATCCGGTTTTGCTGCCGACACGATTTGAACAGCAGTTTTTAGAATATCCACCAACGTGTAATAACGATACAGCATGCTGTTATACTGGTCGCTGTCTGTTCCATCCCAAAATTCACTCATTAGATTGGGGATGTCTTCAGGTGAAGCGTAGAGAAGCCTTTGCCCAAACCTTTCGCCAAATGAACTGCTAAAGCCTACAATATCGGTTGTAATTTGGGCCATATCATTTATATCAATAACCTGCCCCACTGAAACCGCTTGGAGTTTCTTGAGCATGGTGTTGGAAGCATTATAAGCATCCTTTACCAAGCTGACTCGCTGAACAATATTGCCCACCAGCGTGGTGATCAGTATGTCATCGTCCTTCAGTTCGTGGTAAATGATTTTAACAAGAAGATAGGCAGCCTCGTTTAATGAATCTACATTCTTTGCATAGGCAAGCAAGGCCAGCTGATCTGTTCCATCAAAATAATAGAGAGCCGGGTGTCGATTCAGCAAGATCTTGGCTATTTTCTGTTGCCAGTGGATGCTGAGCGAATCTGCACTTTCAAAATGGAACAGAATCACTTGATAAAAAGGATGCACTATTTCAAGTCCCAGAGATGCTGCTCGTTCCAGTATGGGGCCGGTATCAGCACCGCCGAAAAGCATCTGCTGCATAAAATGCTGATACAGCGCAAACTTCACCTCGTCCTTGCTATATCCGGTTGGTAACGCTCCTCTGCTTCGGCTTTGCTCCAACTGCAACGCCATTTTATGAATTGCTTCGGCAAGCTCGGTAGGCCGAACCGGCTTGAGAAGATATAGGTCAACGCCAAGAGAAATTGCTTTCTGAGCCGATTCAAATTCATCATACCCACTAATAATGGCGGTTTTAAGCCACGGCATCATCGTTTTTGCATGGCGAATCAATTCAAACCCATCCAAAAATGGCATCTTAATATCGGTGAGCAAAATATCCGGCA is a window from the Oscillospiraceae bacterium MB08-C2-2 genome containing:
- a CDS encoding helix-turn-helix domain-containing protein, translated to MYQIFVVEDELLIRQNIRDMVENMEGPYSFCGEASDGEMALSMMTDLMPDILLTDIKMPFLDGFELIRHAKTMMPWLKTAIISGYDEFESAQKAISLGVDLYLLKPVRPTELAEAIHKMALQLEQSRSRGALPTGYSKDEVKFALYQHFMQQMLFGGADTGPILERAASLGLEIVHPFYQVILFHFESADSLSIHWQQKIAKILLNRHPALYYFDGTDQLALLAYAKNVDSLNEAAYLLVKIIYHELKDDDILITTLVGNIVQRVSLVKDAYNASNTMLKKLQAVSVGQVIDINDMAQITTDIVGFSSSFGERFGQRLLYASPEDIPNLMSEFWDGTDSDQYNSMLYRYYTLVDILKTAVQIVSAAKPDVDKKDIAAQLSSAYDIFAASSRRDFCEKQAQELLMEAIRMKQENRKLVKHSHVISQAAAYISKQYCDPNISLISVARHVGMSSAHFSTIFSQTFGNTFISHLTTLRIKRAKELLSQTDMKLAAIAMEIGYNEPNYFSHVFKKNEGITPKEYRNNFQDQYSFEGTARPMTR
- the tnpA gene encoding IS200/IS605 family transposase encodes the protein MKDINSLEHTKWRCQYHVVFAPKYRRQVIYREIKADIGFILRKLCDQKGVEIIEANACPDHIHMLISIPPKFSVSQIMGYLKGKSSLMIFDRHANLKYKYGNRHFWARGYYVDTVGRNKKQIQEYIKKQLEEDELSDQMSLKEYTDPFTGSKNTKA